TGCGCGCCAGATCTTCCGCCGAGCCGGAAAACTCCATCAGCGCGCAGCCTTCCGCGATCATCTCGCCGGCGGCGGCGCCCAGAATATGCACGCCGATGACGCGATCGGTGGCGGCGTCGGCGAGCACTTTGACGAAACCCTCCGTCTGCCGATTGGCGCGCGCGCGGCCATTGGCTGAGAAGGGGAACTTGCCGACATTATAGGCGCGGCCGGCGGCCTTGGCCTCGTCCTCGGTGACGCCCACCCAGGCGACCTCCGGCATGGTGTAGACGACCGAGGGGATGACGCCGTAATTCACATGCCCCGCCTGACCGGCGATGATCTCGGCGACGGCGACGCCCTCCTCCTCGGCCTTATGGGCGAGCATGGCGCCCCGCACGACATCGCCGATCGCATAAACGCCGGGCGCATTGGTGCGGAAATGGTCGTCGATGACGACGCGGCCGCGCTCGGTGGCGATCCCCGCCTCCTCGAGGCCGAGGCCCGCCGTATAAGGAATGCGCCCGGTCGCGATCAGCGCCGCGTCGCATTTGATCGGCGTGCCGCCGCCGCCCTTGGTCGAGGCGTAGGCGACGGAGAGCCCCTCGCCGGTCTTCTCGATCTTCGTCACCTTGGAGGCGAGGTGGAAGGCGACGCCCTCCTTTTCGAGAATCTTCTGGAAGCGCGTCGCGATCTCGGAATCGGCGCCGGGCAGAATGCGGTCGAGATATTCGATCACCGTCACCTTCGCCCCGAGACGGCGCCAGACCGAGCCGAGCTCGAGGCCGATGACGCCGGCGCCGACGACGACGAGATGCTCGGGCACGCGGTCCAGCGCCAGCGCGCCGGTCGAGGAGAGGATCGCCGTCTCGTCGAAGACGATCTCCTTGCCGTCGACGTCGCGCAGCGGCGCCACCGCCGAGCCGGTGGCGATGACGATGTTCTTCGCCTCGAGCGTCTCGGCCGGCCCCTCCTCCGGCGTCACCTCGACGCGGCCGGGGCCGAGAATGCGGCCGGTTCCGTGAAAGCTGTCGATCTTGTTCTTCTTGAACAGAAAGGCGACGCCGCCGACATTGGCGGCGACCGTGTCGTCCTTGTGCTTCATCATCGCCGGAAGATCGAGGCGCGGCGGCTCGACGATGACGCCGAGCGGGGCGAGCCCATGCGCGACCTCGTCGAACATATGCGAGGCGTGCAACAGCGCCTTGGAGGGAATGCAGCCGACATTGCCGCAGGTGCCGCCATGAGTCGCGCGCTTCTCGACCACCGCCGTCTTGAGACCGAGCTGTGCGGCTCTGATCGCGCACACATAGCCGCCGGGTCCTGTGCCGATGACGATGAGATCATATGACATATCGGGTCCCCTTCGCGCTGCGGTCGAACGGCGCAAGGCTTATCATGAAAGAGCTTATCCGTATCCTGCGGCCGCGCCCGAGATTTTTCTTTCGCGCCGCGCCAGATTGAAAAAACGCTCCTCAAGACCCGGCCGGCCGGCGATCCTGCGGCCTCAGGCCGATCCGCCGGGCGATGATGCGATCGAGGAGGCGCGTCGGCAGCATGCGCGGCAGCACCCAGTCGAGGAGGTAATTGGGCACCACCCGGATGCGCGCTGGCGGGCGCGGATCACGCAGCGCGCGCAGCACGGCCGCGGCGACGCGTTCCGGCGGCGGGCCGAGACGGCCGTTCTCGACCGCCCACTTCTTCAGCCGCCGCGCCGCGGGACCATAGACCGTGCGATCATAGGCGGCGAAATCGGTCTGCTCCGCCTTGTCCCAGATCGGCGTCGCGACGACGCCGGGCTCGATCACGACAACATCGACGCCATAGATCATCAGCTCGCGCCGCAGCGCGTCGGAACATCCCTCGAGCGCGTGTTTCGACGCGGCGTAGGCGCCGAGGAAGGGCGCGGCGACGCTGCCCGCCACCGAGCTCATATTGACGATCCGTCCCGGCGCGCCGAGACGCGCCTCGCCGGCGCCGAGCAGCGGAGCGAAAGCTTGGGTCACGGCGAGCTGGCCGATCAGATTGACCTCGATCTGCCGCCGGAACTCCTCGAGGGGCTGGTGCAGCAGCGGGCCCGGGAAGGCGGCGCCGGCGTTGTTGACGAGGCCGGCGAGCGTCGCGCCGTCGAGCCGCCGCTCGACTTCCTGCGCCGCGAGCGCGATGGCGTCGACGTCGGTCACGTCGAAGACGAGCGGCGTGAAGCTGCCGGCGCCGAAGGCCGCGGCGAGACGGTCGCGGTCGGCGGCGCTGCGGACGCTGCCGAACACGTGGTAGCCTTCGCGCGTCAGCGTCTCCAGCAAAGCGAGGCCGATGCCGGTGGAGACGCCGGTGACGACGATGGCGCGCTTCTCGCTCATGCCGCCGCGCCGATCGCATCGCTGAGCGCGCGAAGCGTGTCGAGGGTGGAACGGTCGGCGCGGCCATCGACGAGCCGCGGCCGAAAATGCCGCTGGAAGGCGGCGACCACGGCGGCGGCGCCCTCGTCGTAACAGCCGGAGACGGGGGATTTGTAGCCGTAATCGGCGAGCGCCTGCTGCAGCGCCGAAACCTCGCCGCCCTCGGCGCCCGGCTCCAGCGCCGCGCCGCCGACGATCGGCGCCGGCTCGACGAAATGGCCGACGCCGCATTCGGCCAAAGCGCGCCAGGGGAAGAACTCGCCCGGATCGATCTTGCGGCCGATGGCGATGTCGGAATGGCCGAGCACGCGCCGCGGGGCGATGGCGTTGCGCGCGCAGATATCGCGGCAGAGCTGCGCCACCGCCTCGATCTGGCGATCCGGGAAGGGATGCGGATCGACATGGCCGGGATGGACGATCTCGATCCCGATCGAGGCGGAGTTCATATCCTCCTCGCCGGCCCAGAAGCTGCGGCCCGCATGCCAGGCGCGCCGCGCCTCGGGCACGAGCTGCAATATGGTCCCGTCCTCATCGACGAAATAATGAGAGGAGACCTGGGCTTCCTCGCTCGTCAGCAGCCGCAGCGCGCCGGCAGCGCTCGGCATGCCGGTGTAATGGAGGATCAGCGACGAGACGGGGCGCAGCCGCTCGCCCTGATTGGGCGAGAGGCGCAGCTCGGCGGCGAAGGGGGAGTCGGGCGAGAGCATGTCGGGAGTATACAGGCCCGGCTGGCCGGGGGCGAGCCGCGACGACCGGCCCGCTTCTCCCGCGGGCGCTCACGCCGCCAGCGCGGCCAGCACGCGCGCCCAGGAGCGCGTTCCCTTGTGGAATGAGCCGTAGGCGTATTTCTCGTTCGGCGAATGAATGCGGTCGTCCTCCAGCGCGAAGCCGATCATCAGCGCGTCGAGGCCGAGCTGCTCCTTGAAGGCGCCGACGATCGGAATCGAGCCGCCGCATCCGACGAGCGCCGCCTCCTTGCCCCATTCCTCGCCGAGCGCCCGCCGCGCCCGCGTCAGCGCCTCCGACTCGAAGGGCAGCTGCAGCGCCGGCGAAGCGCCATGGGTGACGAACTCCACCTGCGCCTCGGCGGGCAGGCGCTCGCGCACGAAGGCGCGGAAGCTCTCGAGAATCTTGTTCGGGTCCTGCCGCCCGACGAGGCGGAAGGAGAATTTGGCGCCGGCTTTGGCCGGCAGCACGGTCTTCGCCCCCGGCCCCATATAGCCGCCATAAATCCCGTTCACGTCGCAGGTCGGACGCGACCAGATCTTCTCCATGACGCTGCGGCCGGCCTCGCCCGCGGCGCGCGAAACGCCGACCCCTTTGAGAAAGGCCGTCTCGTCGAATTCGAGCGCGCGCCATTGCGCGGCGATCTCCTCCGGCAGCTCGGCGACGCCGTCATAAAAGCCCCGGGCAGCGTCACGCGGCCTTCGGCGTCGTGCAGATCGGCGACGATCTTCGCCACGACATGGATCGGATTGCGCACCGGCCCGCCGAACATGCCCGAATGCAAATCCCTGTCGGCGACGCTGATCGCCATCTCCTCCTGCGCGAGCCCGCGCAGCATGGTGGTGATCGCCGGCGTCTCGTAATTCCACATGCTGGTGTCGCAGACGAGCGCGAGATCGGCTGCGCGCAGCTCCTCGCGATTGGCGGCGAAGAAGCCGGGCAGCGACGGCGAGCCCGTCTCCTCCTCGCCCTCGAATAAGAACACGATATGGCAGGGAAGCCCGCCATTGGCCTGAAAGGCGCGGCAAGCCTCGAGGAAGGTCATCAGCTGGCCTTTGTCGTCGGAGGCGCCGCGGGCGACGATCTCCTCGCCATGCTCGCCCGTGACGAGGCGCGGCTGAAACGCGTCGACGGTCCACAACTCCTCCGGGTCCGCCGGCTGCACGTCGTAATGGCCGTAGAACAGCACATGCGGCGCGTCCGGGCGCTTCGCCTTGGCATGGCCGACGACGACCGGATGGCCGGGCGTTTCGCGCAGGCTCGCGTCGCAGCCGAGATCGCGCAATTGCCCGCAGAGCCATTGCGCGGCGTGGCGGCAATCCTCGGCGTGACGGGGATCGGTGGAAATCGATTTGATGCGCAGAAAATCGAACAGCCGCTCGGTGGCGGCGGGGAGATTGGCGTCGATCGTCTCGAGAATGGTTTCGGTCGTCATGTCGAAGGCGCTCCTCTTCGAGCTCGGCGACGCTCCCGCGCGTCTTCGGCCCGGCTCGAGCGAGGGACGCCGACTCGCGGCTCGGAGGGCGAAGCTAATGCGGAAAAGCCGCGGCGGGAAGCCACAGATGCGGAGCCCGCGCGGCTGGACGTCGCGCGCCCGGGCGCCGATATTCTTCGCCGAGGCAGGCTCCGACCGCAGGACTTGTTCCGCGTGGTCTCGGGCGAAAGCGCAATCATGGCGGCGACCACGCAGCAATTGCTTCAGCGCGCCCTCTGGATCGCTGGCCTTTTGCTGGTCGCGGCGATTTTATGGCTCGCGTCCGACGTCGTCCTCATCTCCGTCGGCGCCCTGCTCGTCGCCGTGCTGCTCCAGGTCGTCTCGGAGCCGTTTCGCTGGGTGCGTCTGCCGCGCGGCCTCTCCCTGTTTCTCGCGGGCGTCCTCATTTTCTGCGTGCTGGTCGGCGTCGGCTATCTGTTCGGAACGGCGATCGCGGCGCAGCTCGAGGAAGTCATCGACCGCGTGCAGGAGGCGCAGTCCGGTCTGACACGCTTGCTGAACTCCTCGGACATCGGCCGCATGGCGCTGAAAAATGTGCGCGGCGTCGATGTTCCGCTCACCGACATATTCAGCCGGCTGTTCAGCGTGAGCGCCAATGTCGTCGTCGGGCTCGTCGTCATGATCTTCGGCGGCATTTATCTGGCGGCGCAGCCGGCGCTCTATCGCGAGGGTCTGAGCAGGTTGTTTCCCCGCGAATGGCGGGGCGAGGTCGAGGAGACGATCGACACTGTCGCGCGCGCGCTGCGCCTGTGGCTGTTCGGACAGCTGATCGAGATGGTCATCATCGGCGCGATGTCGGGTGTGGCCGTCTGGCTCATCGGACTGCCCTCGGCGCTCGCGCTCGGGGTCGTCGCCGGCGTGGCGGAGTTCGTGCCTTATCTCGGACCGATCGTCGCCGCCGTGCCCGCGATCCTCGTCGCGGTGACGCTCAGTCCGGCGACGGCGCTGTGGACATTCTTCGCCTATGTCGCCATTCACCAGCTGGAAGGTCAGCTGGTGATGCCGCTCATTCAGCGGCGCATGGTGTTCATCCCGCCCGCGGTGATGCTGCTGAGCATAGTGGCGATCGGCTATGCGTTCGGCGTCGTCGGCGCCATGTTCGCCGCGCCGCTCACGGTCATCATTTTCGTCCTGGTGAGCAAGCTATATGTTCGCGACGCGCTCGGGCAGGAGGCCGTGCTGCCGGGAGAGCCGACGGATCAGTCCGCCGCGCCAGCGACGGCTTCGAAAGCATGAACGAGCGAGAGCGCTCGCTCAGAAGGGCTGCTCACGCACGCGCAAATCGAACATCAGCCGCGACAGCGCTAGCGATCCGAAGCAGAAGGCCGCGGTCGCCGCGAATATTTCGAGCGGAGCGAGCGGCATGAGCCGCGCCGTCGCCAAAAGCGGCGCCAGCGCCTCCGGCAATTGGTCGAGCCCGAGCGCGCGGCTGCTCACGGGACGCGCGAGGCGCCGCTTGACGAAGCTCGAGAACAGATCGCCGACCATGGCGCCGGCGCCGATGGTCGCGCCGATCGCGGCGCCGAGGCCGAGCGCCTGCGCGCAGAGCGTCGTCGCGACGAGGGACGCGAGCAACCCGCGCCAAGTCTTCGAGGCGCCGAACAGGGGGCGTCCGTCGAAGAAGCGCGCGCCGCCGTCGACGGGCCGCGCGCCCGAGAATCGCGAGAATCGCTTGGCGAGAACCGGCGCGCCATTGGCGATGAAAAGCAGCAACGAGAGCTTTATGACGAGAACTGCGTCCATGGCGGCGCGCCTCCTCGCATGCCCGGCGAAGAACACGGCGGTCGACCTCTCATATAGAGGAGACGCAGCAAACGACATCCCGGCGGACGCAGATGAGCGCGCTGGTCATGTTTCGCGCCGGTCATGTTCGCGTCGGATACGGCCCAAGGCTCCGGATACGACGCCGGATACGGCCCAAGACATTCGACATCGCTGCGCGCTGCGCATCGAGATCATGAGCGCGATAGTCGATGCCGCCAATAGTCGACATCGCAAAGTCTCCCGGGGTTTAGATCAGGCGGAACGGGCGCCCGAATCACGCGGGCGGGGCGCTTCTGCTTCATCGTTTGCGGGCGCTGCGACGCCTGCCCGCGGCGCGAACCGAGGGCAAAGAACAACCGGGCAGTGTTCGGCCGGCCCGCCCGGACCCGTAGTACTACTTAGCAGTCGCACTAAATATTTATACCCAGATTTAGTCCATGATCGTTACGAAATAGTTGCGGCGCCCAATGCACTGATGTATACAGTCGGAGTCTTTGCGGACCGAACGGCGCTGATCTGCCCGCGCGAGTCTTGCTCGAGACGCCGCCCCGTCGGCTGCTCGGTCGCGCCAGGGTAAACCGGCTTACCCAAAACCGAAGAAAGTGAAGAGTGAAGCAATGACCTCGACCAACAACATAGAGCTCGCCGCCGATATCGTGTCCGCCTATGTGAGCAACAATTCCGTTCCCGCGGCTGATCTTCCGGGTCTCATCAACGAAGTCTATGGAGCGCTGATGCGCGTCGGCACGGGCGTCGTCCCCGAGCCCGCCGAGGCGCCCAAGCCCGCCGTGTCGGTCCGCAAATCGGTCACCAACGACTTTATCGTCTGCCTCGAGGATGGCAAGAAATTCAAGTCGTTGAAGCGTCATTTGCGCACGCAGTACGGCCTCTCGCCGGAAGAGTATCGCGAGAAATGGGGTCTTGCGGCCGACTATCCGATGGTCGCTCCCAATTACGCCAAGGCGCGCTCCAATCTCGCCAAGCAGATGGGCCTCGGCCAGCAGCGCCGTCGCCGCGCCCGCTGAGCCGACCGCGACGCGCGGCTCCCGCGATTGCCGCGCGGCGGCGACAGGACGCTCCGAAATCACAAGAATCACCCCGCGCGCGCTTGCCTCTCTTGCGCGCGTGCGGGAAACATATGGCGGTTCGGCCCGACGCCGTCCGCGCGCGCAGCGCTCGCCGAAATTTTTCAACAGCCGAACGGGGTGGAAACATGCGGCGTTTCGCATTGGCTCTGATTGCTTTTGGTTCTGTGTGCTCGACCGCCTCCGCCTATGACGGGGAGCCGCTGGGCGGCTTGTTCGAGCTCGGACCTACCCGCGGCCAGACGGCCGACGGACGGCCGCAGGCGACGGCCATTCCCCGCGAAACCGTGGCCTTCACCGGCCGCTACGCCCCGGGAACCGTGATCGTCTCGACCAATGAGCGCAGGCTCTATTACGTCCTCGGCAACAGCCAGGCGATCCGCTATGGCGTCGGCGTCGGCCGTCCCGGCTTCGAATGGTCCGGCACCCGTTATATTTCCAACAAGCGCGAATGGCCGGATTGGACGCCGCCGAGCCAAATGCTGCGCCGCCGCCCCGACCTGCCGCGCCACATGGCCGGCGGCGTGGACAATCCGCTCGGCGCGAGAGCCATGTATCTCGGCGGCTCGCTCTATCGCATCCACGGCTCCAACGAGCCCGAGACCATCGGCCAGGCGGTGTCCTCCGGCTGCATCCGCATGACCAATGACGATGTCGTCGACCTCTACCAGCGCGTGCGCGTCGGCACGCGGGTGGTGGTCCAGCGCTGATCGGCGCGCGGCCCGTGGGAAACGCTCAGCGCTCCCCGGGCCGGTCGCGATCGAGGCCCTTTTCCGCCAGCTCGCCGAGATAGGCCGAAAAATCCGCCTCGGCGCCCACGCCCAGCTCGCGCAGATAAGGCCAAGTGTACAGCCCCGTGTCGTGCAGATCGTCGAAACCGAGCCGCACCGCGTAACTGCCGACCGGCTCGACCGACAGGATCGCCACATTGCGCTTGCCGCCCACGGTCTTGCGCTCCTGCGGCGTGTGGCCCTGCACCTCCGCCGAAGGGCTGCGCACGCGCAGATGCTCGGCCGAGAGATCATAGACCTCGCCGCTCTCGAAGCTCACCCTCAGCAGCCTCCCCGCCTCGAGCAGGCGTATCTCGCTCGGCCAGATATCCGCGTCCGCCATCGTCCCCTCCATCCTCGCCGGCCCGCCCCCGAGGGGCTTCACGCGGCGCGTTTCGCCAAATATATAGGCGGAAGATGCAGGCTGCGCGCCAACAGGCGCCGCTCAACGGTCAGTCGATGAATCCGCGTCCGATAATCGCCTATGATCCGGCCCGGCCAGCCGCGCTCGTCGATCCTTTCGGTCGGGCGATCTCCTATTTGCGCGTCTCGGTGACAGACCGCTGCGACTTCCGCTGCGTCTATTGCATGTCCGAGCATATGGAGTTCCTCCCGCGCCGCGATCTGCTGACGCTGGAAGAGCTCGACCGGCTCTGCACGGCCTTCATCGAGCGCGGAACCCGCAAGCTGCGCATCACCGGCGGAGAGCCGCTGATGCGGCGCGACATCTCGAGCCTGTTCCGCCGCCTCTCTCGCCACCTCGCGAGCGGGCTCCTCGACGAGCTGACGCTGACGACCAATGGCTCGCAGCTCGAGCGTCATGCGCCGGCGCTCGCCGATTGCGGCGTCAAGCGCGTCAATGTCTCGCTCGACACCCTCGACCCCGAGCGTTTCCGCGCGCTGACGCGCACCGGCGACCATGCCCGCGTGCTGGCGGGGATAGAGGCGGCGCTCGCCGCGGGCCTTCAGGTGAAGCTCAACGCCGTCGCGCTCAAGGGCGTGAACGAGACGGAAGTCGTGGAGCTGACGCGCTTCGCGCATGAGCGCGGCATGGACATGACCTTCATCGAGGTGATGCCGCTCGGCGAGATCGACGGGGCGGAGCGGATCGACCAATATCTCCCGCTCTCGAACGTGCGCGAGCGCCTCGCCGAATGCTTCACGCTCACCGAGATCGACTATCGCAGCGGCGGGCCGGCGCGCTACATGCGCGTCGCCGAGACCGGCGGGCGCGTCGGCTTCATCACGCCGCTCTCGCATAATTTCTGCGAATCCTGCAATCGCGTGCGCGTCACCTGCACCGGCACTCTGTTCATGTGCCTCGGCCAGGAGGACGCCGCCGATCTGCGCGCGCCGCTGCGCGATGATCCGAGCGACGCCTCGCTGCACGCCGCCATCGACGCGGCCATCGCGCGCAAGCCCAAGGGCCATGATTTCGTCATCGACCGCGAGAGCCGCGCGCCGGCGGTCGCCCGCCATATGAGCACGACCGGCGGATGAGGCCCCTTCTCGCGCTCGTTCTGGCCCTGCTGGTTCTCGCGCCCTGCGGCGCGCGCGCCGGGCGGATGCTGCGTGTCGCCAGCGAAGGCGCGCGGCCGCCCTTCAACTATCTCGACGCCGACAATCGGCTCGCCGGCTTCGAGATCGATCTGATGCGCGAAATCTGCAAGCGCATCGACGCCGAGTGCGAGTTCGTCACCCAGGAGTGGGAGAACCTCGTCCCCGGCCTCGTCGCCAAGCAATACGACCTCGTCGTCGCCGCGATGGAGATCACGGAGGAGCGCCGCCGCCGAATCGCCTTCTCCGCGCCTTATGCGCACACGCCCTCGAGCCTCGTCGTGGATCGGGAGAGGACGCTCGCTGGCGTGGACGCCGGAGCGCTGAAAGAATTGCGCGTCGGCGTCGAGGCGGAGAGCGCGCAGCAGGCCTATTTCGAGGACAAGCTGCCGAACGTCGAACTGCGCCGCTATGCGACGCTCGAGGCGGCGATGCTCGATCTCTCCGAGGACCGCATCGACGTTGTGGCCGACGACAAGCTCGCCGCCGTGGAGTTCTTGAAGAACCGCAGGGAAGGCCGTTGCTGCCGCATCGCCGCCGATCTGCCGCAGGACGCCGATTATTTCGGCGCCGGCCTCGGCGTCGGCCTGCGCCAGGAAGATTCCGCGCTGAAGAGCAGCGTCGACGCGGCGCTCGCCGCGATCATCGCCGACGGGACGCTTCGGGCGATCAGCGCGAAATATTTCGATTTCGAGATTTATTGAGGTGTCCTTTGAACGCGTTCGTCATTGCGAGCGAAGCGAAGCAATTCTTCAGTTGCAGGGGCGGGCTCTGGATTGTTCGTCGCTGCGCTCGTCGCAATGACGCCGGCCCGACGCCTCAAACCAGCGCGATCGCCGAGACGAGGCGTCCGTAATCCGGCTCGGCGCGATGGACGCTGCGCCGATAGCTGAAGCAGCGCGTCTCATCGGCGTAAGTGTCCAAGCGCAGATCGAAGAAGGACGCCACCTCCGCGCGAGCGACGCGGGCCGCGACGAAGCCCGGCAGATCGAACAGCGAATGGCCTTCGCGCGGCGAGGGCGCGAAGAAGCGCGCATTCGCGGACTCTTCGGCGAGGAAGCGCTCGACGAATTCCGGCCCGACCTCATAGCTCTCGCGCGCGATGGCGGGACCGAGCGCGACATGAATGTCGCCGCGCCGCGCGCCGCGCCGCTCCATGACGGCGAGCGTCGCCTCGATCATGCCGCCGAACGCGCCCTTCCAGCCCGCGTGACAGGCGCCGACGACGCCGGCGCGGGCGTCGGCGAACAGCAGCATGCCGCAATCGGCGCCGGTCACGCCGAGCGCGAGGCCGGCGACATCGGTGACGAGCCCGTCGCAGCGCGGGCGCGCCTCGCTATCCCAGGGCGCGGCGACATAGAGCGCCTCGCTCGAATGGATCTGATAGGGTACGAGCAGGCGCTCCGCCGCGACGCCGACGCGGCGCGCCATGCGCGCGCGATTCTCGCCGACGCGCGCCGGATCGTCGCGCGAGCCGACCCCGCCGTTGAGCGAGGCGTAGACGCCGTCCGACACGCCGCCCGCGCGGGTGAAGAAGGCGTGGGCTACGCCGGGCAGAGCGAGATTTTCGGCCGTCAGCGCGGCAGGGTCGGTCATTGGACGAATCCGGGAAGCTCGGGCATGGCGGGATGCGTCACCGCCATCACCTTGAACAATTCGCCCATGTCGCGCTTGTGATCATCGGCGCCGGTCAAACGTTGCAGCGCGGCGGCGATGTCCGCGGCCTGCTCCGGCGTCGCGCGCTTCTGCAAGGCCTCGGCGCGTTGGACCACGCCGAGGTTGGTGAGAAAGGCGCCCTGCGTGACCGGCCCCTGCACGCGCGCGCCGGCGGCGGTCGCGGCGCGGGCGAGCGCGGCGAAATCCACATGGGCGGTGAGATCGGCCTCGCCCGGCGCCTCCAGCGGATCGACATAGGCGTGACGCGCCACCGCCTGCAGCGACTCGCCGAGCGCCGTCTGCGTGTAGCCATAGTCGATGACGAGCATGGCGCCGCCATGCGCCACGAGCCGCGCCGCGATCTCGCTCATCAGCCGCGCGCCGACGGCGCCGATCTCGATGATCGAGCCCTCTGGCGCATCGACGGTGAGGCCGGGCTCGATCGCCTCGCCGACGCCGAAGGCGAGCGCGCCGGCGTCGTCGAGGCCGAGCAGGCGCTCGCTCCATCCGCGCGCCGTCCGCACATAATGGCGCACCGGCAGCGCGTCGAAGAACTCGTTTGCGAGGATGATCGCCGGCCCTGGCGGGATCGCGGCGATATCGGCGCTCCAGGAGACATTCGTCGCCTCGGCCAGCGTGCGGCGCTGCGCCGCCTCCAGCACCGGGCTCGTCTCGACGAGATGAACCTCGCTCGAGAACAGGAAGCTCGGGGCGATGCGCGCGACGCGCAGCACATCCGACATCAACGTCCCGCGCCCGGGGCCGAGCTCGATCAGCTGCACCGGCGACGGCGAGCCGGCGGCGCGCCACGCCTCCTGCGCCCACAGCCCTAAGAGCTCGCCGAACATCTGGCTGATCTCCGGCGCGGTGATGAAATCGCCGCCAGCGCCGAACGGATCGCGCGTCATGTAATAGCCGAGCGTCGGATGCGCGAGCGCGATCGACATATAGCGCTCGAGCGTGATCGGCCCCTCTTGCTCGATCATCGCGATGATCTCGTCGCGCAGCGCGCTCATGCCGGGACCCGCCGCGCGCGCAGCGCGAAGGCGACGAGCGCCGCGCCGACGAGAACCATGGGCGCCGACAGCGCCATGCCCATTGTGAGCCCGTCGCCGAGCGCCTCGGAGACCGGATCGGGCTCGCGGAAGAACTCGCTGACGATGCGCGCGAGACCATAGCCGACGCCGAACAGGCCGGTCGCGAGGCCGGGCCGCTTCAGCGCGCCACGACGCGCGGCGAAAGCGAGAAGGA
The sequence above is a segment of the Methylosinus trichosporium OB3b genome. Coding sequences within it:
- a CDS encoding transporter substrate-binding domain-containing protein; the encoded protein is MRPLLALVLALLVLAPCGARAGRMLRVASEGARPPFNYLDADNRLAGFEIDLMREICKRIDAECEFVTQEWENLVPGLVAKQYDLVVAAMEITEERRRRIAFSAPYAHTPSSLVVDRERTLAGVDAGALKELRVGVEAESAQQAYFEDKLPNVELRRYATLEAAMLDLSEDRIDVVADDKLAAVEFLKNRREGRCCRIAADLPQDADYFGAGLGVGLRQEDSALKSSVDAALAAIIADGTLRAISAKYFDFEIY
- a CDS encoding AI-2E family transporter translates to MAATTQQLLQRALWIAGLLLVAAILWLASDVVLISVGALLVAVLLQVVSEPFRWVRLPRGLSLFLAGVLIFCVLVGVGYLFGTAIAAQLEEVIDRVQEAQSGLTRLLNSSDIGRMALKNVRGVDVPLTDIFSRLFSVSANVVVGLVVMIFGGIYLAAQPALYREGLSRLFPREWRGEVEETIDTVARALRLWLFGQLIEMVIIGAMSGVAVWLIGLPSALALGVVAGVAEFVPYLGPIVAAVPAILVAVTLSPATALWTFFAYVAIHQLEGQLVMPLIQRRMVFIPPAVMLLSIVAIGYAFGVVGAMFAAPLTVIIFVLVSKLYVRDALGQEAVLPGEPTDQSAAPATASKA
- a CDS encoding L,D-transpeptidase; the encoded protein is MRRFALALIAFGSVCSTASAYDGEPLGGLFELGPTRGQTADGRPQATAIPRETVAFTGRYAPGTVIVSTNERRLYYVLGNSQAIRYGVGVGRPGFEWSGTRYISNKREWPDWTPPSQMLRRRPDLPRHMAGGVDNPLGARAMYLGGSLYRIHGSNEPETIGQAVSSGCIRMTNDDVVDLYQRVRVGTRVVVQR
- the moaA gene encoding GTP 3',8-cyclase MoaA; this translates as MNPRPIIAYDPARPAALVDPFGRAISYLRVSVTDRCDFRCVYCMSEHMEFLPRRDLLTLEELDRLCTAFIERGTRKLRITGGEPLMRRDISSLFRRLSRHLASGLLDELTLTTNGSQLERHAPALADCGVKRVNVSLDTLDPERFRALTRTGDHARVLAGIEAALAAGLQVKLNAVALKGVNETEVVELTRFAHERGMDMTFIEVMPLGEIDGAERIDQYLPLSNVRERLAECFTLTEIDYRSGGPARYMRVAETGGRVGFITPLSHNFCESCNRVRVTCTGTLFMCLGQEDAADLRAPLRDDPSDASLHAAIDAAIARKPKGHDFVIDRESRAPAVARHMSTTGG
- a CDS encoding SDR family oxidoreductase gives rise to the protein MSEKRAIVVTGVSTGIGLALLETLTREGYHVFGSVRSAADRDRLAAAFGAGSFTPLVFDVTDVDAIALAAQEVERRLDGATLAGLVNNAGAAFPGPLLHQPLEEFRRQIEVNLIGQLAVTQAFAPLLGAGEARLGAPGRIVNMSSVAGSVAAPFLGAYAASKHALEGCSDALRRELMIYGVDVVVIEPGVVATPIWDKAEQTDFAAYDRTVYGPAARRLKKWAVENGRLGPPPERVAAAVLRALRDPRPPARIRVVPNYLLDWVLPRMLPTRLLDRIIARRIGLRPQDRRPAGS
- a CDS encoding gamma-butyrobetaine hydroxylase-like domain-containing protein, translated to MADADIWPSEIRLLEAGRLLRVSFESGEVYDLSAEHLRVRSPSAEVQGHTPQERKTVGGKRNVAILSVEPVGSYAVRLGFDDLHDTGLYTWPYLRELGVGAEADFSAYLGELAEKGLDRDRPGER
- a CDS encoding N-acetylmuramoyl-L-alanine amidase; this translates as MLSPDSPFAAELRLSPNQGERLRPVSSLILHYTGMPSAAGALRLLTSEEAQVSSHYFVDEDGTILQLVPEARRAWHAGRSFWAGEEDMNSASIGIEIVHPGHVDPHPFPDRQIEAVAQLCRDICARNAIAPRRVLGHSDIAIGRKIDPGEFFPWRALAECGVGHFVEPAPIVGGAALEPGAEGGEVSALQQALADYGYKSPVSGCYDEGAAAVVAAFQRHFRPRLVDGRADRSTLDTLRALSDAIGAAA
- the lpdA gene encoding dihydrolipoyl dehydrogenase, which codes for MSYDLIVIGTGPGGYVCAIRAAQLGLKTAVVEKRATHGGTCGNVGCIPSKALLHASHMFDEVAHGLAPLGVIVEPPRLDLPAMMKHKDDTVAANVGGVAFLFKKNKIDSFHGTGRILGPGRVEVTPEEGPAETLEAKNIVIATGSAVAPLRDVDGKEIVFDETAILSSTGALALDRVPEHLVVVGAGVIGLELGSVWRRLGAKVTVIEYLDRILPGADSEIATRFQKILEKEGVAFHLASKVTKIEKTGEGLSVAYASTKGGGGTPIKCDAALIATGRIPYTAGLGLEEAGIATERGRVVIDDHFRTNAPGVYAIGDVVRGAMLAHKAEEEGVAVAEIIAGQAGHVNYGVIPSVVYTMPEVAWVGVTEDEAKAAGRAYNVGKFPFSANGRARANRQTEGFVKVLADAATDRVIGVHILGAAAGEMIAEGCALMEFSGSAEDLARTCHAHPTLSEAVKEAALGVAKRAIHL
- a CDS encoding MucR family transcriptional regulator, with amino-acid sequence MTSTNNIELAADIVSAYVSNNSVPAADLPGLINEVYGALMRVGTGVVPEPAEAPKPAVSVRKSVTNDFIVCLEDGKKFKSLKRHLRTQYGLSPEEYREKWGLAADYPMVAPNYAKARSNLAKQMGLGQQRRRRAR
- a CDS encoding CDP-archaeol synthase; amino-acid sequence: MDAVLVIKLSLLLFIANGAPVLAKRFSRFSGARPVDGGARFFDGRPLFGASKTWRGLLASLVATTLCAQALGLGAAIGATIGAGAMVGDLFSSFVKRRLARPVSSRALGLDQLPEALAPLLATARLMPLAPLEIFAATAAFCFGSLALSRLMFDLRVREQPF